In Acidobacteriota bacterium, a single genomic region encodes these proteins:
- a CDS encoding M42 family metallopeptidase, with protein sequence MNKTARKFFTDLLAAPSPSGHEEPVQEVVRAYAGKFADDVSTDVHGNVIAAVNVEAGEKPDGRRVLFAGHCDQIGLIVSYIDDKGFLWVQPIGGWDPQQLIGQRMTVWSKDGPVPAVIARKPIHLLDMEERKRVVKMENLWLDIGATDGDDAKSAVRVGDPVTLDLGFQEMRNGLANAPKMDNTTGLWVVIEALRRVARKNPKVAVYAVSTVCEEIGLRGARTSTHGVDPDVGIAVDVTHATDCPTISKRQEGDLKLGGGPVIVRGPNMNPKVSDRLEAVAEAEKIPFQLAALGRAAPNDANSIQITRAGVATGLISVPNRYMHSAVETISLDDIDHSADLLAGFAASLEPDESLIP encoded by the coding sequence GTGAACAAGACAGCACGCAAGTTCTTTACTGATCTGTTGGCCGCGCCGAGCCCCTCGGGCCACGAGGAGCCGGTACAGGAAGTCGTGCGCGCCTACGCGGGCAAGTTCGCCGACGACGTTTCGACCGACGTTCACGGCAACGTGATCGCGGCGGTGAACGTCGAGGCCGGCGAGAAGCCGGACGGTCGCCGCGTGCTGTTCGCGGGCCACTGCGACCAGATCGGCCTGATCGTCAGCTACATCGATGACAAGGGCTTCCTGTGGGTGCAGCCGATCGGCGGCTGGGATCCGCAACAGCTCATCGGCCAGCGGATGACCGTGTGGTCGAAGGACGGTCCGGTTCCGGCGGTCATCGCCCGCAAGCCGATCCACCTGCTCGACATGGAGGAACGCAAGCGGGTGGTCAAGATGGAGAACCTCTGGCTCGACATCGGCGCGACGGATGGCGACGACGCGAAGAGCGCGGTGCGGGTCGGCGATCCGGTGACGCTTGACCTCGGCTTCCAGGAGATGCGCAACGGCCTGGCGAACGCCCCGAAGATGGACAACACGACCGGCCTGTGGGTGGTCATCGAGGCATTGCGGCGCGTCGCCAGGAAGAACCCGAAGGTGGCTGTGTACGCGGTGTCGACGGTCTGCGAGGAGATCGGTCTGCGTGGCGCTCGGACCAGCACTCACGGCGTCGACCCCGACGTGGGCATCGCGGTCGACGTGACACACGCGACGGACTGCCCGACGATCAGCAAGCGACAAGAGGGCGACCTGAAGCTGGGCGGCGGGCCGGTCATCGTTCGCGGCCCGAACATGAACCCGAAGGTCAGCGACCGCCTCGAGGCAGTCGCGGAAGCCGAGAAGATCCCGTTCCAGTTGGCGGCGCTCGGCCGGGCGGCGCCGAACGACGCGAACTCGATTCAGATCACCCGCGCGGGCGTCGCGACCGGGCTGATCAGCGTCCCGAACCGCTACATGCACAGCGCCGTCGAGACGATCTCGCTGGACGACATCGATCACTCGGCCGATCTGCTCGCGGGCTTCGCGGCGTCTCTCGAACCTGACGAATCGCTTATCCCCTGA
- a CDS encoding TrkH family potassium uptake protein translates to MRGSLVLRTTLALVGCFGVVLLAPSAVEAAYGNGRSATGFLGAAVVAILLGLGSRLLPGRGLEMRRMEGLATVGMSWLLLVLIGAAPYVVNGFDPADALFESMSGLTGTGATILTDFDAASEGVLLWRSLSEWVGSMGIIALFIAVLPALRIAGRQMFFAEAPGPTEERLTPRIRNTAVALYTLYVGLTVLETGLLVRLGMPLFDAVCNSLSTVSAGGFSPHPSSIAGYSSPAIEWTVMAFMLLAGANYAFQFQAIRGRPLTLLRSEEFRLYLLIVLVATLLLACTLKSDEVALWDWIRAGALSEETLRRAGFQALTLITTTGFATEDFALWSGASQTILLLLMFCGGCGGSAAGGPKLVRIWLIAKSSLLELFHTVFPRAVRPLRLDGRRVPEDVIHAIVSFLLLYLVLFALSVGVVGLTGVGMETAVTASIATLGNIGPGLGDVGPFDNYAHFPAGIKVYLSLNMWIGRLEIITVLIFLHPAAWLGLRWR, encoded by the coding sequence GTGCGCGGCTCACTGGTACTTCGCACGACCCTGGCCCTGGTCGGCTGCTTCGGCGTCGTCCTGCTCGCGCCCTCCGCGGTCGAAGCCGCCTATGGCAACGGCCGCAGCGCGACGGGTTTTCTCGGCGCCGCGGTCGTGGCCATCCTGCTCGGACTCGGGTCTCGCCTGTTGCCCGGGCGGGGCCTGGAGATGCGACGCATGGAAGGGCTCGCGACCGTCGGCATGTCCTGGCTGTTGCTGGTCCTGATCGGCGCCGCTCCCTACGTCGTGAACGGCTTCGATCCCGCCGATGCGCTGTTCGAGTCGATGTCCGGCCTGACCGGGACCGGCGCCACGATCCTCACCGACTTCGACGCGGCCAGCGAGGGCGTGCTGCTGTGGCGCAGCCTGAGCGAGTGGGTGGGGAGCATGGGCATCATCGCCCTCTTCATCGCGGTCCTGCCCGCGCTCCGCATCGCCGGCCGCCAGATGTTCTTCGCCGAGGCTCCCGGTCCGACGGAGGAGCGACTCACGCCCCGCATTCGCAACACGGCCGTGGCCCTCTACACCCTCTACGTCGGCTTGACCGTCCTGGAGACCGGACTCCTCGTCCGTCTCGGCATGCCGCTCTTCGACGCCGTCTGCAACTCGCTCTCGACCGTCTCGGCGGGCGGCTTCTCACCGCATCCGAGCAGTATCGCGGGGTACAGCAGCCCCGCGATCGAGTGGACGGTCATGGCGTTCATGCTCCTCGCCGGCGCCAACTACGCGTTCCAGTTCCAGGCCATCCGGGGGCGGCCGCTGACCCTGCTGCGCAGCGAGGAGTTCCGCCTCTACCTCCTGATCGTCCTCGTTGCGACCCTGCTCCTGGCGTGCACGCTGAAGAGCGACGAGGTAGCCCTGTGGGACTGGATCAGGGCCGGAGCGCTGTCCGAGGAGACTCTGAGGCGAGCGGGCTTCCAGGCGCTGACCCTCATCACCACGACCGGTTTCGCCACGGAGGACTTCGCGCTCTGGTCGGGAGCGAGCCAGACGATTCTCCTGCTGCTCATGTTCTGCGGCGGCTGCGGCGGTTCGGCAGCCGGCGGGCCGAAACTCGTGCGTATCTGGCTGATCGCCAAGTCATCTCTGCTCGAGCTGTTCCACACCGTCTTCCCGCGCGCGGTGCGGCCCCTGCGACTCGACGGCCGCCGGGTCCCGGAGGATGTGATCCACGCCATCGTCTCCTTCCTTCTGCTCTACCTCGTCCTGTTCGCCCTGAGCGTCGGAGTGGTCGGGCTGACCGGCGTGGGAATGGAGACCGCCGTGACCGCCAGCATCGCCACGCTCGGCAACATCGGCCCCGGGCTCGGGGATGTCGGCCCGTTCGACAACTACGCCCACTTCCCGGCGGGGATCAAGGTGTATCTCTCGCTCAACATGTGGATCGGGCGGCTCGAGATCATCACGGTCCTGATCTTCCTGCACCCCGCCGCCTGGCTCGGCCTCCGCTGGCGCTAG
- a CDS encoding amidase → MHLERLSLIQLLDLLAAREISSAELMNATLDRIEATHPKLNAVVSQRPREELLADAQAADARRSAGDARPLEGVPLGVKDLEDVAGMVTSMGSRVFRDQVADTDSTQVARLRGAGAIVVGKTNTPEFGFTAITKNPLFGVTRSPWNLERTPGGSSGGSSAVLAGGVLPLVTSSDGGGSIRIPASFTGAFGLKPSQGRIPRGPMKAWDYGSTAVYGPLTRTVEDGALFLDLVAGPSPCDPGSLPHPGLSYREVLESGLPSSVRIAWSPDLGYARVQSDVARVAADAAAAFDQSGLSVEPLEDHVPGGPPMLTAAWGTLGNFLIAGQIHEPLRNRRQDMTHSFAEALERSWEMTPETFGAAARERAQLNLWCSEVFNRFDLLLTPTVPYDPPPARGPFPTQTEGREQVPAGVAAFTIPFNMSGHPAATVRAGLSDAGLPVGLQIVGPRHRDDLVLRAARLFERARPWHPNWPEV, encoded by the coding sequence ATGCACCTCGAACGCCTCAGCCTGATCCAGCTCCTCGACCTTCTGGCGGCGCGGGAGATCTCCTCCGCCGAGTTGATGAACGCGACGCTGGATCGCATCGAGGCCACGCACCCGAAGCTGAACGCCGTCGTCAGCCAGCGTCCGCGCGAAGAGTTGCTGGCCGACGCCCAAGCGGCCGACGCGCGACGCTCCGCCGGCGACGCGCGGCCGCTCGAGGGCGTGCCCCTCGGCGTCAAGGACCTCGAGGACGTGGCCGGCATGGTGACGTCGATGGGCTCGCGGGTGTTCCGCGATCAGGTCGCCGACACCGATTCGACCCAGGTGGCGCGGCTGCGAGGCGCCGGGGCGATCGTCGTCGGCAAGACGAACACTCCCGAGTTCGGGTTCACGGCGATCACCAAGAACCCCCTGTTCGGTGTCACGCGCTCGCCCTGGAACCTGGAGCGCACTCCCGGCGGCTCGAGCGGCGGTTCCTCCGCGGTGCTGGCGGGTGGAGTGCTGCCACTCGTCACCTCCTCCGACGGCGGCGGCTCGATCCGGATTCCAGCCAGTTTCACCGGCGCGTTCGGCCTGAAGCCCAGCCAGGGCCGGATACCGCGCGGGCCAATGAAGGCCTGGGACTACGGCAGCACCGCGGTCTACGGTCCCCTCACCCGCACAGTGGAGGACGGGGCCCTGTTCCTCGACCTGGTCGCCGGCCCCTCGCCCTGCGATCCGGGCTCGTTGCCCCACCCGGGTCTGAGCTACCGCGAAGTGCTCGAGTCGGGCCTCCCGTCTTCCGTCCGCATCGCATGGTCACCGGACCTCGGATACGCAAGGGTCCAATCGGACGTCGCACGCGTGGCCGCGGACGCGGCGGCTGCGTTCGATCAATCCGGCCTTTCGGTCGAACCGCTCGAGGACCACGTCCCCGGCGGCCCACCGATGCTCACGGCGGCCTGGGGCACGCTCGGCAACTTCCTGATCGCCGGCCAGATCCACGAGCCGCTTCGCAACCGGCGCCAGGACATGACGCACTCGTTCGCGGAGGCGCTGGAGCGCTCCTGGGAAATGACGCCCGAGACGTTCGGCGCCGCGGCGCGTGAACGGGCTCAGCTGAATCTCTGGTGCAGCGAGGTCTTCAATCGCTTCGATCTGCTGCTGACGCCGACGGTGCCCTACGACCCGCCGCCCGCGCGCGGTCCCTTCCCGACCCAAACCGAGGGCAGGGAGCAGGTGCCGGCCGGCGTCGCGGCGTTCACGATTCCGTTCAACATGTCCGGCCACCCGGCGGCGACGGTGCGCGCCGGCCTGTCCGACGCCGGCCTGCCGGTCGGCCTGCAGATCGTCGGACCGCGACACCGGGACGACCTGGTGCTCCGGGCCGCCCGCCTGTTCGAGCGCGCCCGTCCCTGGCACCCGAACTGGCCGGAGGTCTGA
- a CDS encoding SMP-30/gluconolactonase/LRE family protein: MELLASGYTLVEGPRVDAEDRLYFSDVHNGGVYRRSPNGEIETVVPKRRGVGGIALHADGGIVCSGRNICHVRDGVTRILFDPPDTPGFNDLFADSQGRVICGTMRTSPFTGEKERTPGECWRIEAEGEATELYGDISLTNGIGFSPDGRTLYHADTAHKHVVAHDVTDDGRCVNRRTIAEPDRGRPDGLAVDEEGCLWVACVAGGCVTRFDPAGRILSHLEVPTRNITSVCFGGSDRRDLYVVTTGDPDEPGSSGSIFRTRSAVAGLPVPMATI, encoded by the coding sequence ATGGAACTCCTGGCATCCGGCTACACCCTGGTCGAAGGACCGCGAGTCGACGCGGAAGACCGCCTCTACTTCAGCGACGTCCACAACGGCGGCGTCTATCGCCGCAGCCCGAACGGCGAGATCGAAACCGTCGTGCCGAAGCGCCGCGGCGTCGGCGGCATCGCGCTCCACGCCGACGGCGGCATCGTGTGCTCCGGCCGCAACATCTGCCACGTCCGGGACGGCGTGACCCGGATCCTCTTCGACCCGCCTGACACGCCCGGCTTCAACGACCTGTTCGCCGACTCCCAGGGCCGCGTCATCTGCGGAACGATGCGCACGAGCCCGTTCACCGGCGAGAAGGAACGGACACCCGGTGAGTGCTGGCGGATCGAGGCGGAGGGTGAAGCGACCGAGCTCTACGGCGACATCAGCCTGACCAACGGCATCGGCTTCTCGCCGGACGGCCGCACCCTGTACCACGCCGACACCGCGCACAAGCATGTGGTCGCCCACGACGTCACGGACGACGGCCGGTGCGTCAATCGGCGAACAATCGCCGAGCCCGACCGCGGCCGCCCCGACGGCCTCGCCGTCGACGAGGAAGGCTGCCTCTGGGTCGCCTGCGTAGCCGGCGGCTGCGTCACCCGCTTCGATCCCGCGGGCCGGATCCTCAGCCACCTGGAGGTACCCACGAGGAACATCACCAGCGTCTGCTTCGGCGGCAGCGACCGGCGCGACCTCTACGTCGTCACGACCGGCGACCCGGACGAGCCTGGAAGCAGCGGCTCGATCTTCCGGACGCGGTCGGCGGTGGCCGGGCTGCCGGTGCCGATGGCGACGATCTGA
- the trkA gene encoding Trk system potassium transporter TrkA: MAVVIAGGGDIAYLLASSLAREEDVFVILPTEAARDRFENLDLQITVGPAASRSVLQHVGLSDRDTFVACADSDERNIIACLAARGRAQCTTYCFITQDEHHESFNDPEQTTLEEVIDHLIWPQWSLAREIGRIVLEPRALDVESFHRGRIWLVEYRLEADSPLCGPTLAEAPLPRNTLIVSRVRDGKLIVPRGLDRLEAGDKVLFMGRRTPLRQVAKRFFAAPETVVRSVTIVGAGRTGRLLARELTSGLWPEVKIIESSRRRCEDIADQVGRAIVFHGDGTDLRLLEEIGVARSDALVAMAGDDQTNLLCSLIAKQLGIPKVVTGVSNETSSALFERVGIDVTLNARSAAIAEVLHQIQAPRLEYRATLEDGLAEVVEVVVPEDFEARRLKEMDMPNGVIVGGVLRQYNTIVPGGEDEVRPGDRLLIVTTTESSGLVGPTFGLTPGAA; this comes from the coding sequence GTGGCTGTCGTCATCGCCGGTGGCGGCGACATCGCGTACCTGCTTGCGTCCTCCCTTGCGCGGGAGGAGGACGTCTTCGTCATCCTGCCGACGGAGGCCGCCCGCGACCGGTTCGAGAACCTCGACCTGCAGATCACGGTGGGACCGGCGGCCAGCCGGTCCGTTCTCCAGCACGTAGGGCTCTCCGACCGCGACACCTTCGTCGCCTGCGCCGACTCCGACGAGCGCAACATCATCGCCTGTCTGGCGGCGCGCGGCCGGGCGCAATGCACCACGTACTGCTTCATCACGCAGGACGAGCACCACGAGAGCTTCAACGACCCTGAGCAGACCACTCTCGAGGAGGTCATCGACCACCTGATCTGGCCGCAGTGGTCGCTGGCCCGGGAGATCGGCCGCATCGTGCTCGAGCCTCGGGCCCTCGATGTCGAGAGCTTCCACCGCGGCCGCATCTGGCTCGTGGAGTACAGGCTGGAGGCCGACTCTCCGCTCTGCGGTCCCACCCTCGCCGAGGCGCCCCTGCCGCGCAACACCCTCATCGTGAGCCGGGTACGCGACGGCAAGCTGATCGTGCCACGCGGACTGGACCGCCTGGAAGCCGGCGACAAGGTGCTCTTCATGGGCCGGCGCACACCGCTTCGCCAGGTGGCGAAGCGCTTCTTCGCCGCTCCCGAAACCGTGGTCCGCAGCGTGACGATCGTCGGCGCCGGCCGCACCGGCCGACTCCTCGCGCGCGAACTCACCAGCGGCCTGTGGCCGGAAGTGAAGATCATCGAGTCCTCGCGACGGCGCTGCGAGGACATCGCCGACCAGGTGGGCCGGGCGATCGTCTTCCACGGCGACGGAACAGACCTGAGGCTGCTGGAGGAGATCGGCGTCGCCCGCAGCGATGCGCTGGTTGCCATGGCCGGCGACGACCAGACCAACCTGCTCTGCTCCCTGATCGCGAAGCAGCTCGGGATCCCGAAGGTGGTCACGGGCGTCAGCAACGAAACCAGCAGCGCCCTGTTCGAGCGGGTCGGCATCGACGTCACCCTGAACGCCCGATCCGCCGCGATCGCCGAGGTCCTCCACCAGATCCAGGCGCCCCGGCTGGAGTACCGCGCGACGCTCGAGGACGGCCTCGCGGAAGTCGTCGAAGTCGTCGTTCCGGAGGACTTCGAGGCCCGTCGCCTGAAGGAGATGGACATGCCGAACGGCGTGATCGTCGGCGGAGTGCTGCGCCAGTACAACACCATCGTGCCCGGCGGCGAAGACGAGGTGCGGCCGGGCGACCGTCTCCTGATCGTGACCACGACGGAGAGTTCGGGACTCGTCGGACCGACCTTCGGCCTGACGCCCGGGGCGGCCTGA
- a CDS encoding aldolase/citrate lyase family protein — MPMKNRLRDKIDKGEPALGAWLAFPDTHSAELMSRLGFDWATIDMQHGLVDYQRATEMLQAMTASDTTPIVRVPWNEPGIIGKMLDAGAHGIIIPMVNSRAEAEAAAAACRYPPRGKRSFGPFRAGLLYGGNYLEEANEQIYCIPMIETQQALDNLDDILSVPGLDGVYVGPSDLSVSLGLRPAADQEDEKFTAAIEKILDGCKRHGLFAGVAGTVKEAPKRIRQGFRFVEVARDGGSMAKAALQDLRTVRASMEDS, encoded by the coding sequence ATGCCGATGAAGAATCGTCTGCGCGACAAGATCGACAAGGGGGAGCCGGCGCTCGGCGCCTGGCTCGCGTTCCCGGACACGCACAGCGCCGAGCTGATGTCGCGGCTTGGCTTCGACTGGGCGACGATCGACATGCAGCATGGCCTCGTCGACTACCAGCGCGCCACCGAGATGCTGCAGGCGATGACGGCGTCGGACACGACGCCGATCGTCCGGGTGCCGTGGAACGAGCCCGGGATCATCGGCAAGATGCTTGATGCCGGCGCCCACGGGATCATCATTCCGATGGTGAACAGCCGTGCGGAGGCGGAAGCCGCGGCGGCCGCCTGCCGGTACCCGCCGCGCGGGAAGCGCAGCTTCGGTCCGTTCCGCGCCGGTCTGCTCTACGGCGGGAACTACCTGGAGGAAGCGAACGAGCAGATCTACTGCATCCCGATGATCGAGACCCAGCAGGCGCTTGACAACCTCGACGACATCCTCTCCGTGCCGGGCCTCGACGGCGTCTACGTCGGGCCGAGCGACCTCAGCGTGTCGCTGGGGCTACGGCCGGCGGCCGATCAGGAGGACGAGAAGTTCACCGCCGCGATCGAGAAGATCCTCGACGGCTGCAAGCGTCACGGTCTGTTCGCCGGAGTCGCCGGCACGGTCAAGGAGGCCCCCAAGCGGATCAGGCAGGGATTCCGCTTCGTCGAGGTGGCGCGCGACGGCGGTTCGATGGCCAAGGCGGCGCTCCAGGATCTGCGGACGGTGCGGGCGTCGATGGAGGACTCCTGA
- a CDS encoding PDZ domain-containing protein: MSRMKLWLVVGLALAVVAPALAEDGEEKKVRKIQVQKVVECADGEDCEEQVSRRLIFVGDDGDVQVLQEGDGDNEWVAEVEEGARGVVMIEAHEADGHDVVLIEAHEADGEAGESIRHRVHRVMQRLGERGSRLHLRHGGGAFLGVQLSDLTPELRTHFGVPEDAGVMVGKLVDGSPAFRAGLEVGDIVTAVDGEPVASAAALARAIRGHEDGNTVVLEVWRDGRMQKISATLEERERRVEMSRAVSAASDGQADARVIEVTVDCEDGDDCTVDVENANSFEFAASACGDSGECEVNVDCTDGDCACTVNGEAADCSELGF, translated from the coding sequence ATGTCGAGAATGAAGCTCTGGTTGGTGGTCGGTCTGGCACTGGCGGTCGTGGCGCCGGCCCTTGCCGAAGACGGGGAAGAGAAGAAGGTCCGCAAGATCCAGGTGCAGAAGGTCGTCGAGTGCGCGGACGGCGAAGACTGCGAAGAGCAGGTGAGCCGCCGTTTGATCTTCGTTGGCGACGATGGCGACGTCCAGGTTCTCCAGGAGGGCGACGGCGACAACGAGTGGGTTGCCGAGGTCGAGGAAGGCGCGCGCGGCGTCGTCATGATCGAGGCACACGAGGCTGACGGCCACGACGTAGTCTTGATCGAGGCACACGAGGCTGACGGCGAAGCCGGCGAGTCGATCCGGCACCGTGTGCACCGCGTGATGCAGCGGCTCGGCGAGCGCGGTTCGCGGCTGCACCTGCGGCACGGCGGCGGCGCGTTTCTCGGCGTGCAGCTCTCCGATCTGACTCCGGAGCTTCGCACTCACTTCGGCGTCCCCGAGGACGCGGGCGTCATGGTCGGCAAGCTCGTCGACGGCAGCCCGGCCTTCCGTGCCGGCCTCGAGGTCGGCGACATCGTCACCGCCGTCGACGGCGAGCCGGTCGCATCCGCAGCGGCGCTGGCGCGCGCCATTCGCGGCCACGAGGATGGCAACACCGTCGTGCTCGAGGTCTGGCGCGATGGCCGGATGCAGAAGATCAGCGCCACGCTGGAGGAGCGGGAGCGACGCGTCGAGATGTCCCGCGCGGTCTCGGCCGCCTCCGACGGCCAGGCCGACGCCCGCGTGATCGAGGTGACCGTCGACTGCGAGGATGGCGACGACTGCACGGTCGATGTCGAGAACGCGAACTCCTTCGAGTTCGCGGCCTCGGCCTGCGGCGACTCCGGCGAATGCGAAGTGAACGTCGACTGCACGGACGGCGACTGCGCCTGCACCGTGAACGGCGAGGCGGCCGACTGTTCCGAACTCGGTTTCTGA
- a CDS encoding alcohol dehydrogenase catalytic domain-containing protein: protein MRAGVYRGPGEVALVERALPEPGPGEVRLRITACGLCGTDLHLVHSPKPIIEPGSIMGHEMAGVVDDLGAGVSGFEAGEPVVVEPLASCGDCDPCREGRDSICRELELYGLRRPGGFADAVVVPAHRLYRVPDSLPPSLAALAEPFAVGVHGLRLAGVDREKPPAKLLVLGAGSIGLAVVAVARAWDFGHVAITARHPHQAASAKRLGAHEVLDAGSPEELTGYDADLVVETVGGLADTMTAAGIALAPGGTICVLGVFMGLLTLDPLVLLGKEARLQWSNCYSRRPGEVDFAEAVDILIAGGNGYDSLLTHQVPLDEIERAFEIAGDKRSGAVKVTVVP from the coding sequence ATGCGCGCGGGCGTTTATCGCGGCCCCGGTGAAGTAGCGCTCGTCGAGCGGGCGCTACCGGAACCGGGCCCGGGCGAGGTTCGGCTTCGGATCACCGCCTGCGGTTTGTGCGGGACCGACCTGCATCTGGTTCACAGTCCGAAGCCGATCATCGAACCGGGCTCGATCATGGGCCACGAGATGGCCGGTGTTGTCGACGACCTGGGAGCAGGTGTCTCAGGCTTCGAAGCGGGAGAACCGGTCGTCGTGGAGCCACTCGCATCCTGCGGTGACTGCGACCCGTGCCGCGAGGGCCGGGACTCGATCTGCCGGGAACTCGAGCTCTACGGCCTGCGGCGGCCGGGCGGCTTCGCGGATGCCGTCGTTGTGCCGGCCCATCGGTTGTACCGCGTTCCAGATTCGTTGCCGCCGTCTCTTGCCGCCCTCGCCGAACCCTTTGCGGTCGGGGTCCATGGACTTCGGCTCGCGGGCGTGGACCGGGAGAAGCCGCCGGCGAAGCTGCTGGTCCTGGGTGCCGGTTCGATCGGTCTCGCGGTGGTCGCGGTGGCCCGGGCCTGGGACTTCGGTCACGTGGCGATCACGGCCCGTCACCCGCACCAGGCCGCGTCTGCGAAGCGGCTCGGCGCGCACGAGGTGCTGGACGCCGGCTCTCCAGAAGAGTTGACCGGATACGACGCTGATCTCGTGGTCGAGACGGTAGGCGGCCTGGCAGACACGATGACGGCGGCGGGGATCGCGCTCGCACCGGGCGGCACGATTTGCGTACTCGGTGTGTTCATGGGCCTCCTGACCCTCGACCCCCTCGTGCTGCTCGGCAAGGAAGCGCGCCTGCAATGGTCGAACTGCTACTCGCGGCGGCCGGGGGAAGTCGACTTCGCCGAGGCGGTGGACATACTGATTGCGGGTGGGAACGGCTACGACAGCCTGCTCACCCACCAGGTGCCGCTGGATGAGATCGAGCGCGCCTTCGAGATCGCGGGCGACAAGCGCTCGGGCGCGGTCAAGGTGACCGTCGTTCCCTGA
- a CDS encoding SDR family NAD(P)-dependent oxidoreductase: MSGRLEGRVAIVTGGNSGIGAATATTFAREGARVALMARRELEGVEVQDAIRAAGGDAKFLACDVGDSEAVEAAVAAAVDHFGRVDILFNNAGGGAGENFPDESNEVWDRVIRVNLTGTFYMSRAVWPHLLAAGGGAIVNMSSLAATTGFSEAIQELAGGLPSSSYYAAKAGVDAFTRYLASMGGRHGIRANCVRPGQVITPGATNPAGDHWFKPMFEHMQIIPGPGMPEDVANVVLFLVSDEARFLTGEMVNIDGGMPRKL; encoded by the coding sequence ATGAGCGGAAGACTCGAAGGGCGCGTGGCGATCGTGACCGGCGGCAACAGCGGCATCGGCGCCGCCACCGCCACGACCTTCGCCCGGGAAGGCGCCCGCGTGGCGCTGATGGCACGGCGCGAGCTGGAGGGTGTCGAGGTCCAGGATGCGATCCGGGCTGCCGGCGGCGACGCGAAGTTCCTTGCCTGCGATGTTGGCGATTCCGAGGCTGTCGAAGCGGCTGTCGCCGCGGCGGTCGACCACTTCGGACGCGTCGACATCCTCTTCAACAACGCCGGCGGCGGAGCAGGCGAGAACTTCCCCGACGAGTCGAACGAGGTTTGGGATCGAGTCATCCGGGTCAACCTGACGGGCACCTTCTACATGTCGAGGGCGGTCTGGCCGCATCTCCTGGCAGCCGGCGGCGGCGCGATCGTCAACATGTCGTCCCTGGCGGCGACCACGGGCTTCAGCGAGGCGATCCAGGAACTGGCCGGCGGACTGCCATCCTCGTCGTACTACGCGGCGAAGGCGGGTGTCGACGCGTTCACTCGCTACCTGGCGAGCATGGGCGGACGCCACGGCATCCGTGCGAACTGCGTGCGGCCGGGACAGGTGATCACGCCCGGCGCGACGAATCCGGCCGGCGACCACTGGTTCAAGCCGATGTTCGAACACATGCAGATCATTCCCGGTCCTGGCATGCCCGAGGACGTCGCCAACGTCGTGCTCTTCCTGGTCTCGGACGAGGCCCGGTTTCTCACCGGTGAGATGGTGAACATCGACGGCGGCATGCCGCGCAAGCTGTAG
- the uppS gene encoding polyprenyl diphosphate synthase translates to MRETRPASELWRRVKALIKWPFYVVYQRRLESKVRTWRLPQHIGLIMDGNRRFARQQGLGNVSAGHFRGAEKLWEVLNWCYEADVSTVTVWSMSLDNFNRSAKEVQALFDLFEEKTRELTNHDDVHQKGIRVRFLGQVELLPESLQTAIREAEAATSGYDRYRLNIAMAYGGREEIASAFRNYLLDNSAVGKSLDEVADEFSASSIERYLYTSGQPEPDLILRTSGEVRLSGFLLWQSTYSEYYFCDTHWPALRKIDLLRALRSYSSRQRRRGR, encoded by the coding sequence GTGCGCGAAACACGGCCCGCGAGCGAACTCTGGCGCCGTGTCAAGGCCCTGATCAAGTGGCCGTTCTACGTCGTCTACCAGCGTCGGCTCGAGTCCAAGGTGCGGACCTGGCGCCTGCCCCAGCACATCGGCCTGATCATGGACGGCAACCGGCGCTTTGCGCGCCAGCAGGGGCTGGGCAACGTCAGCGCGGGCCATTTCAGGGGCGCCGAGAAGCTGTGGGAAGTACTCAACTGGTGCTACGAGGCGGACGTCTCGACCGTCACGGTGTGGAGCATGTCGCTCGACAACTTCAATCGCTCCGCGAAGGAAGTGCAGGCGCTGTTCGATCTGTTCGAGGAGAAGACCCGGGAACTCACGAACCACGACGACGTCCATCAGAAGGGCATCCGGGTGCGGTTCCTGGGACAGGTCGAACTTCTGCCGGAGAGCCTCCAGACCGCGATCCGGGAGGCGGAAGCGGCCACCAGCGGCTACGACCGCTACCGGCTGAACATCGCGATGGCCTACGGCGGCCGGGAGGAGATCGCGAGCGCCTTCCGCAACTATCTGCTCGACAACTCGGCGGTCGGCAAATCACTCGACGAGGTCGCGGACGAGTTCAGCGCCTCGTCGATCGAGCGCTACCTCTACACCTCCGGCCAGCCCGAGCCCGATCTGATCCTCCGCACCAGCGGCGAGGTTCGCCTGAGCGGCTTCCTGCTCTGGCAGAGCACCTACTCGGAGTACTACTTCTGCGACACGCACTGGCCCGCTCTGCGTAAGATCGACCTCCTGCGCGCCTTGAGGTCGTACAGCAGCCGCCAGCGCCGCAGAGGACGTTGA